In Bacteroidota bacterium, the DNA window TGGGGGTTGAGGGGCTTAAATTACCCAACAGTTGCACAAATTCATTTTGCAAAGCTTGTCCCTTGTCTTGATTATACCATTGCTGCAAAGCAAGTTTAGTTGAATCAAGGTCTGTACCTTTATTTTTCAAATCAAGAAAGAAATCTTGCGCCAATTTTGGTCGAGGTCCCCATCTGAAAATATCTTTATTGTTTTCATCTCTTACAACCAGAATCGGAATGGCTTTGCTTCCATTTGTCAAATAATCGTTGATTGTAAATGGTGCAGAATCTCTGAGCTCATACTCTATGTTAATTAATGGATTAAGCGAAGCAATCATGTGAAAGAACGGAACAATGTGGGCAGCATCACCACACCAAGGTTCAGTAATTACAATCCAGTTCAGAGGGCGATTAATTTTTGAAACTGTTTCTTTGAGTGCGGGATTAATTTCTCCACTCTTAAGCCATCTGTTGAGCCTTGACCAGTTTAGTTTTGTGTACTCCACAAACGCAGGGTCGTCATACGGTGCTGATGGATTGGGGTTTTCTAAAATTTGGGTAAATTGATTAAGATAAGTTTGAAAGTTCATAAACGATAAATATTAAATAAATGATGGTGCAAATTTAGGCAATTAATAGAAGAGATTATTTAACCTCTACTCTAAAGTATTTCTTAAACTCGCCATTCACCCATATTTCGGCTACAATATAACCTTGCGGTATTTCCGAGTCAAAGTTTAAAGGAAAATCAACATAATTAAAGTCTCCCGTAATTGTATATTTAGAAACTGACAAAAAAAGCGGCTCATCACCTGCCATTTCAAAAAAGAAGACTGCTTCTAATTGACTACTGTCCTGAACTACATAACGGTCAAAGAAAACACGCAAAAAAGCATGTTTATCCTGTTTATTCCATTGAGTGACAGCTACCTTTTCGTCTCCGTCCGATTTCAAAAATTGTCCTGACAACACAGGCTCTGCCAAAACTTTAAAAGAGTATCGTTCTTGAAATTTTCCATTCAAATACACATTTGTGTAATAAAAACCCACCGGGAAAGCAATACTATTGCGCGAATATGAAACTGCAAATTTTCTTTGCACATTCTTAATACCTAACGCCATAGAATCAATACGTTGTGGTTGCGAACCTTCAAATCCATCCAAGTACCATGCAACAGTTAGTGTGTTCAAAGTATCAACATTCGAAAGTGTTAATTGTAACAAAAATGTGGAATCCCCACTCAAATAATCTTTTGTTTGTTCCAACCCAAAGGCTGTCTTTCTATAAAATTCACCATTCACTATTTTAGTATTATTCTGAGCAACCGTATGGATTTCAGTAATCAAAAGAAAACTTAATAAAATTGAATATTTAATATGATTCATGAGCTTAGGCAAAAGTAAAATTTGCCGGCTTTTAAATTCATATTCCATGCTTAAACACAAAAAATAACAGATAGACAACTAGCATGTGGGCAATTTATGATTCATCAACATTATTGCATTATTACATTTGTCGCACAATTCACAGACTTTTCTATGCCATACAAATTCATTATCTCAGGCGGAGGGACAGGCGGACACATTTTCCCTGCCATTGCTATTGCAAACGAACTCAAAGCAAGATATCCAGACGCTGAGTTCTTATTTGTAGGTGCACAAGACCGCATGGAAATGACAAAAGTGCCCGAAGCCGGATATAAGATTGAAGGGCTTTGGATTAGTGGTATTCAAAGAAAACTAACCTTAAAAAATCTGGTAGTACCTTTCAAACTCATTCACAGCCTCTATAAAGCAGGACAAATTGTGCGCAAATTCAAACCTAATGCGGTTATTGGAGTAGGTGGATATGCAAGCGCAGCTGTACTTTTTGCAGCATCGAAGAGAGGAATACCATGTCTGATACAAGAACAAAACTCCTTTGCCGGTGTTACCAATAAATGGCTAAGCAGAAGGGTGCAAAAAATTTGTGTGGCTTATGAAGGCATGGAAAAATTCTTTCCAAAAGAAAAGATAATCAAAACCGGAAATCCT includes these proteins:
- a CDS encoding thioredoxin family protein; protein product: MNFQTYLNQFTQILENPNPSAPYDDPAFVEYTKLNWSRLNRWLKSGEINPALKETVSKINRPLNWIVITEPWCGDAAHIVPFFHMIASLNPLINIEYELRDSAPFTINDYLTNGSKAIPILVVRDENNKDIFRWGPRPKLAQDFFLDLKNKGTDLDSTKLALQQWYNQDKGQALQNEFVQLLGNLSPSTPSK